The DNA region TATTTTCTCTcgtctgcactgaaaaaaactggagccacgtcatctcgtctctctatgtacctgtacagtatatagcagagatgacaataaagtttactttgactttgactttttttacagcaaagttGAAATAGGATTGACACCAGATGGTAAAACTATAGTCTGTTACCACCCAGCTGTGGAATTCCCATACGAGTTGTCCCAGGTGAGAATGGACAGTACAGTTGGGTGTTTTTTTGTTGAAATATATTACAGCTCAAGGATTGTAACATAACGCTAGTTCTTAAATGTGACAAAATAATTAGATCTTTTGATAAGCTATTTGTTAATCTACACCACAGCCCATTCCACGACCTGACCCCCTGTCAAACCCAGCGGAAACCCATGACCAGGTTCTGAAGGCTCATTTGAGTAAGGAAGTCCCACAGAACAAAGCGGGTCCCACCATTGAGGAGCTCAGTAAAATGTTCTTCACAACAAAGCATCGTTGGTACCCCTACGGGCAGTAAGTGGACATTCTTTCCTCCTTCAGTATGTTGTATTTGTGCATCAAGGCTCCACCATTAATATATTTAACTAAATAATTTTGCATCTTTTCTGAGAGAAAAGTTGTATAGgataaaaaaagataaaaatgcagaCAGATTTTAGGTTTGAATGTTTCGGAAAACCTAAGCTTATATTTCACAGTATTTGAACCTACACATTGTCCCAAACTATGCCTGAGATTGGATAGAGCGCAGACTCCCGAAGCCAGACTTCTGTGGTGATATTTTGGTTGCAAGGGCAGTTATTTAGCAACGAAGGTTCCGCTTCTAGTAGGTAACGTTCCTCTCACCCTTCGATGACAGTGCAACTGTGTGAATGCGTAGGTAGATATAATGTCCTGCAAGCTGATAAAAGGAAATCTGTGGCTACATAACGTGCTTCCAATAATAGTCTGTCCAGCAGAATCATGCTAAATCGCCCTTTTTTCCCAGGTATCACAGAAGACGCAAGAAGCTGAATCCTCCCAAAGACCAATAGTCCAAGACTCACctgtaatatgtaatataaactATAAAGACCACATTACATTTTCTTAAATAAAGAGGTATTTAAGTTGTGCGATTACTAAGCAAATGAGGTTGGTGTGTTTAAAGGTTTTTTTCACTTGCCAAATGGACCTGGCACAAGGTGCATTATGGGGACTGGAGAGTAACCATGTAACACAGATAGTATCTTTTTAGCATGTTTGTTACTGAACCTTGCAGTAACATTTCATATAACTGCCATAATACCCTTGAACAAAAACACATGGTTCCATATTCATTCTCTCTTGCAGTCTCACTAAGCTAACCGGTAACCACGTTAATAATTGTTCTGATTTCTTGATCCTTGTTCCAAGCATGAGGTCAAACTATGTGATATGTGAAAATATGAATAATCAGAGAGAGAATTCATGGACTGCAAGCACCCAAATACTGAGAATTATgccatatatttaaataaactgTTTCTTCTTAGGATCTATCATATGATGTATATTTGGAATATCTACGTTTTTTACGTTCAAGAATTaggtgtaagagaaaataatataattcacatttaatatatttgggtAGTATGATCTCCCCCAGcccaggataagcggttggaagATAAAAGTATTAATAACTTCCACTACACCGCCTCTGTAATTAATTAAATGCACGTCTGTTATGCACTTGGAGTTGATTTCGATTTTCAGATTAAGTCGAACCACTATGTGATTTCCAGCAATATTCCGCAGCGCTATCCGCGCCTGCGCAATAGCGATGACCCGCCAGAAAGACACTTGCGCCTGCGCACTGTCTTCGAACCGTTGGAAGCCATACACGTCTGCGCACTCGCTGCGAACCGCTGGGAGACATCTGCGCCTGCGCAGTCGTGGCAAGCGAACCGAGACGCACCGAAGGAGTCACAGCTAAAAAAAATCCCGCATTAAGACAAGATGGCAGGACTGCCCCGCAGGATCATTAAGGTAACTGAATCGCGTCTCATGCGGCCAGTTGTGCCGGTAGCGGCCAGCGCCGGGGCCGTGTTGCTGCGCGCGATTCACTGCGGCGAAACGCGGGACTTGCTCGCATTCCCCCGTCTGTCACTTGAGCTCGCGACTTCCGTCCAGCTCGAGCTACAGACCCGAATAAGGCTGGATTTAAAAATACAGCCCTGCCGCTAAAGATGGCGGAGCACCGTGCCCCTTATCCGTCCGTGTCACGGAGAAGGTAGCTGGCACTGCCTTTGGGCTGTAATCGGAGCGGGCTGAATCTCCCGGGCCGTGGCTGCTTCTTGCCGGCCTGGTACTGATCCTAGCGCCGCAAGTACTGAGGCGAGCGCACCCAGCCGGCCGGAGCTTCTCCAACGGCCAATCCCGAAAGTTTAATAAAAAACCCCTCATGGGGAGCCTTGGGGGCATCGGCATCGCCGGGCTGGAGATGCGTGGCTTCAGGCCGGTGCGAAGCTGCTTTTCTGTATACTGGGCCTTGTCAGCAGGTTGAAATGAATGAGCCGCCGGGGTGTTACTCCCCGCCTTACGGCGCCGCCGTCCTCCCCAAGGCCGTATAAACAAGCACGGAAAGTCCAGTGAAATGCCCCTTTCTTTGCGGTGAGTCCCGGGTTTCGGACTCGCTTTTGGTCCGGGTCACACCCAGGCGCCGGTAGTAAGATGATGCGGAGATCCTTTAACGTTTAAGATGTGGGTGAGTGGATGATGACACACTACCCCTCCACCTGCACACGCTTCTAAATGTGATTTTCCATATAGAACGTCAGTTCGTGTCAAATAAACCTTTCGTGCGGTTTTACCTACTTAGCACAGATATCCAGAAGGATGGTTAACTGGATTTGGTTGAATCTACGAAGTACATTTAAGTCAGCCCGAAACATAACCAGCTGTCTAAATCCAGGCCGGTCTTAATAAATGACTTGAAACATTTAATTGGATCGTACATTAACAAATCAGTTTAAAATTTCAGTATTTGTCTATCTAATTGTATTCATTAGGGTGAGTGTCAGTTTTGCTAAATGATCGTTACAGATGTATTGTCATTGGCTTCGTAATGAAGTCAAGGAAAACAACCCACACACGAGTCGTCTGTAATCCAGTCTGAATGCTTTGCTGCTTATTGCACATCTTGTGCTACACGTGTAAAATTCCCTTGTATAATGATACAGACACCTGAATGTTGTGGATATTCACCAGGGACCTCCCTCTTGCGCACTTCAGGTTGTCTGGGAAATTTGAAACATTCCGTAGTGTGTCTGTAAATGTATGAAGACTTAGTCACTAGTATTATGTTCATCGCTAAAGCACATTATTTGTTGGCAGATTTGAGTTTCAAAATCTGTTACGTAGTTTAAAGGTTACTTCTTTGTCAAACATTCTCGGCACTGTTCAGAATATTCAGGCATCATCTTTTGGTAAAGACTGATGCTTTGTTTGAGTGCCTTTTTAATTTAAACCCATAGATGAAATGTCAAGATTGTAATGACCTTCGGATAACCTTCTTTGTAGGTtggataaatattttgattttgataGAAATTAGTCATTAGTTGTCAGTATCTAAAGAAGCCAAAACAGTAGGCAGCAATATTGCAGGAGAATATTTAGAAGAGAGTTTAGGGAAGATATCGTCTTCTCATTATCTGTGGTATAGCCTGCCTGCATTTTTGAAATGATACAACTATTTTAATTAGTTAAAATTAGCCTTATTACAGTACTTATTGGCCCTGGCATTTGAAGTACACATCAATCAAGATACGATACCGAGACCAGCAGAGAAATGTATCTGTAAAACACAGTGTGTTTCCAAGCCCCAATGCAGTATAGAGTTACATTGATATCATTTATCGTGCTTTCTCTTACAGTATGATTTCAAATTATCCATATGAAGTATTTCAGCAAGGCGTGTCACTTTTACATGGACAAGGATGGTGAAAGTCAGCAGAGATAGTTAAGCAAGTTCTATTTACCGTTTATGTTTTTGTCGGTGTGTCGTTTGCACTCAGTTGCACACGTGCTTGTGTGACTTTCTCATCCATGCTCTGCTTAGTTGGCGTCTGTCTGCTCGCTACTGTGCTGGCAGAAAAGTGAGGAACAGACCCTCTCGGTGTCAGCATGTCGGCGTGTTCCTGCCATGCATTTAACATGTTTTACAAAGGATTCCTTGTGCCCACTCTGTATGTCCATGAATATGCATTAGCTGTATGtcggaactgaatgaatatcaTTGTGTGTGTAAACGATGGTGACTAAAGAATATGCAATAGACATGTTTAAACTGGGAGGGGCTACACATTGCAAAATTGACTCGGTCTGATTTTGGTTTAGTGGCCAAATTTGAAGAGGGTCTTTATCTTGTTGGTGAGCTTCAAAGGCTGGTGAGATGTTATTGCTTGGTGGATTTGTTTGTAAGCATATGTGATCGTTAGAGATTTTTTCGATGTGTATTTTGCATTCATCTTGGAGGTGCGTTAAATTCTGCATGCAGTGTGTATTTGGAATAATATTGTGTAATGGCCCCAAAGACTGATaaggtgtgccccccccccccccccccaaaaaaaaaaaaaaaaaaatcttatttttcTGTTATTCACTGATCTGCATTAGGTTTGTTCTGATTTTCTGGTGCTAGGTTATTTGTCCTGGTTCTTGGGGAAGTTCTGTCCTGCAGAATCAAGGCTAGACCGGTATGGTGAGTGGCGGAGATTGTGCCTGTATGCTGACATAGTGGGAGGTGACACAgccacctgtgtgtgtgaacagcCGCCACGCCGGTACTTCTCACATTTTCACCTGTTCGGAACATCGATCGTAGGGGGCAGGCGGGAGCCGGGCTGCTTCCGACTGGGGCTGTTTTACCGAGCAGCCGGTTAAATGCCGCTTCTCATACCTTCTGCTGCCTTttaaattagcatatttagaCCTATTTATAACTCAGCTGGTGTCGCCGTGCGCCTTCTGTCTAAGATGTTCAACCTGCTGGAGACGCAGCGGACTGTGCAGTCGGTGGTCTTAGCATTTAAAAACATGAGATGTTTGCGGTCCATGATTACGTAGTGTGTCACCATCATGAATGACACGGTTACTTGGTCCATGTCGGTTTATAAGCACGGTCAGTCTTGGTGTGTGCAGGTTTCTGGTCATTCTGCTCCCAGGTAAATCAGAATCATAATTCACTTTATTGGTCAAGTATAATTGCATGTACCAGGAATTTGTTTTGGCAGTATTGGTGTTTACTTTCACAAATAACTAGGGGTGCAACGATTCGAGTAACTcgaataactcgattacaaaaaatcctcgatgcaaattctttaCTTCGATGCTTAGTGTGATCCGAACGACTGTGAACAGTTTAGTGATCGCCGTGTTTCACTCGGATGATTATTACTGTCGCACATTATGCTTACGTGGCATTACGTGTagcaggtttgatttgatggcgcaatggaggaagacaggaaaaatagcgaggaaagtcagagaaagatgaaaaatgtctaaagtttgggacgatttcaaacaaaagaaaagcgaaaATACTGTGCAGTGCGTCCATTATAAAACCAAATTATCTTACCACAATAGTACAATGTTaatgattcaacatctcaacagaaagcacccagtctatgcatccaGTCCACAGATCAGAACCAGTATACAAAGTATGTGTGAGCGCTTCACTCACATTCGCGGCTATAATAGGCCGTATTTatgggcatatgtgtgaataaaaaagtGCAACAAGATTCAGCCCAAGcggcccctatttttcctcaataaaAACACTGATAACACAAGAGCGGTGAGaatgatgctgtcgtagtttgacatggagctggagcctgtctgtACACTAATagcaaagagacggttccgttacagagatggtgaactcaggtggagtgaaggaaaacaacagcagtgcttgtaatcactactaaacctttactggtaaaTAGCTGGGCGAGAGTCCTTAACCAAACCAGCTGTTAAACAAGCTTAAAGGTGAAGAAAGTCAATGTTTTCAGCTTGATTAGTCGCAGTGatacctgcagcatgcaggaGTGAGTCTAAAGGGGAACATGGTGTGTACTcaactagatctatttcaaggctttagtaatattattttgcagattcagattaatatgaataatattacataattataaataatatattataaatataacataaaaattACCCCCCCTACCCCAACAGCCTTGGGCCAGTGAAACTCAGAGACACTGAATTATCCAACCGCCACAtatgctcctttaaaggcttacacacacgcactcattctgtaacacacttaaacacacacactctcactcacattcacttacacacatgAACATGAGCACAGCATTCCTATCTCatccaggagatacaatcctgtcagaacttttttatgtctcctataaatgtacaagaacacagAGAGTAAAGGCCGTTTTAATATATGCCTTAGtttaagatatatgtataccttttttcagtaattttatttcacatcattttatttatttttgcatttaagaaagtgttttcttttaaaaagcaaaacaaatgtgacataaatgcactaaaagggtttaggtctttttttcagttgtatggagttcaatcattaaaaatgttcctaaaacgGAAACACATGAGTTATTCATTTTAAGAATAGTTACTGTTGCTctttaataaaacaaaagtatttcttatccgattaATCGATGGAATAATCAATAGAATACTCGATTACTAAAATAATCGATAGCTGCAGCCCTACAAATAACATAGAACAACAAGAAGACAAAGAAAAATAGATAAGCAGGAAAAAAGTACTAGAATAAAGGAATGAAACGGTGCAGACTGTGCCATATAGTTATAAGGATATTAACAGAAACAGGTATTTGAATACTCAAATATAAAGGTATGAAAATACATGATGTCGAGATCCCAGACTGGGTTGCTAGAGTTGGTATCTTCCTAGCACATAAATGCGGAACCAGCTGCCTTCTTGGTTAAGAGCTCTTTGCTGTTCCTTCCATAGATGTTGGTACCTCAATCTCAGCAGCTCCCCCCTCTCTTTCAATGGCTCACATGTACAGGCCTGACCCTCCCTTACAACTGGCACATGCATGAGGGATTATGTGAGATTTTGCCTGTTTCATTTCCTGTTTACCTGATGCCATTGATAATATGTATTCACCgtcgctgtgtgtatgtgtttgtgtgtgtgtgtgtgcgtgcgtgtgtgtgttcccCTACCTCCAGGAGACACAGCGCTTGCTAGCTGAACCTGTCCCCGGGATCAAAGCGGAGCCTGATGAAGCGAATGCCCGCTACTTCCACGTGGTCATCGCCGGGCCCCAGGATTCACCCTTTGAAGGAGGGACTTTTAAACTTGAACTTTTTCTACCAGAAGAGTATCCAATGGCAGCTCCTAAAGTACGATTCATGACCAAAATATACCACCCCAACGTTGACAAGCTGGGTCGGATATGCCTGGACATCCTCAAAGGTGAGGACAAAGGGATCATGGGGGCTTCAGATCCTCCCTTGGTTGTGTAAAGGGCGCCATTACGAAAGGCAAGGGGGGCTTTGTTGGGTTAGTTACTACGGAGCTCACTGCCACTGGTTTTCCCCCCTTCTCTGTGCTCGGCTACTTTCCCTTGCAGATAAGTGGTCGCCCGCCCTGCAGATCCGCACCGTACTGCTATCTATCCAGGCATTACTAAGCGCTCCCAACCCTGATGATCCACTAGCTAACGATGTCGCAGAGCAATGGAAAACCAACGAAGCTCAGGCCATAGAGACAGGTGAGCTGAACGAAGGTCGCGTGAATCAGACGGGCACTCGGCTCTGAGGTGTAGCGATCGGTGTGCCGTCTGGGCCCCGTGTGTGGAGTGCGTCGTCGTTTGCGGCTGTGCTGAGTCTAATGCAGGCTAACTCACCCATGTCGCTTTTCGTCGCTCTCTTTGTCTTCCAGCTCGCACGTGGACCAGACTTTACGCAGGAAACAACATTGAAGTTTAAAGTGAAACGTGAACACGAACACCTGTGTTCTGCCAAGACCCCATCCTTGCGTTTGCATTTAAAAGGACACAGTCTTAGAAAACAAATGAAACAAAGAatatattaaagaaaaaaaaaaacagacttaaGACCATTTGGTGATTTAAATGCACATTAGCAGACGTCTTTGTCCTGATTCGCTGTTCATAAGTTTGAGCGGGGGCCCATCTCGCGTGTGACTGTGTGACGGGGTGGCTGCTTGTACCTGAGACACCCAAACTGGCCGTTCTGGTCCTgctttagtgtgtgtgtgcgtgtgtgcgtgtgtgtgcgtgtgcgtgtgcgtgtgcgtgtgtgtgtgtgtgtgtgtgtgtgtgtgcgcgcgcgcgcgcgcttgGGGGGGTGACCGGTGGCTCACAGTCCCTTTTACGATTTCTTTTAATGCCCCTGTGGTATTTCtggtgtaaaacacagctaactTGCCACCGTCTACATGGTGCCCCTGATCCCGGAGGCTGTCTGTATCCGTAGGTGCTGTAGAGAGATCAAAGCTTGCCTTTTAATCACTGCATCCAGCTTGGACAGAGAGAAAGTGTTGAAATGACTAAAATattcacaataataataataataactgggcCTTCCCTTCATCATGCTGTGTTTGCTCTCAATGTAGACTAATATA from Brienomyrus brachyistius isolate T26 chromosome 1, BBRACH_0.4, whole genome shotgun sequence includes:
- the mrpl42 gene encoding 39S ribosomal protein L42, mitochondrial, whose amino-acid sequence is MAAGQGVRLKGLVTKLLNVTKRTHLTGGSLSSAHLMSTTTGSSSEDANCKVEIGLTPDGKTIVCYHPAVEFPYELSQPIPRPDPLSNPAETHDQVLKAHLSKEVPQNKAGPTIEELSKMFFTTKHRWYPYGQYHRRRKKLNPPKDQ
- the ube2nb gene encoding ubiquitin-conjugating enzyme E2Nb, whose protein sequence is MAGLPRRIIKETQRLLAEPVPGIKAEPDEANARYFHVVIAGPQDSPFEGGTFKLELFLPEEYPMAAPKVRFMTKIYHPNVDKLGRICLDILKDKWSPALQIRTVLLSIQALLSAPNPDDPLANDVAEQWKTNEAQAIETARTWTRLYAGNNIEV